CCCCCTCGACTTCGGCCGAGCGGGTGTGGGGTTTGAGTCGGAGGACGTCATCGAGGTAGTGCTCGTAGGGTTCGAGTTCCGGGGTGGAGTCGAGCAGTTCGGTCACCCGCGATTCGGGCAGTTGCTGGATTTCGGGCCCGATGAAGGAGTTCGCACTGTTGAATTCCGCGGCGAGGGTCCGGGCCCGGGTCGCCCGCCCCTGGGCCGCCTGATCGCGAGTATCTTCATCGGATCGCATCCGGGCGTAGGCGGCGACCTGTTCGAGTTCGCGGGCGAGTTCGTCACGAGTCTGGAGTGCCGCAAGCAACGTCTCGCCGTCCTCGCCCAGGCGACCCTCGTACGCCCGAATCTCGTCGATCCGCTCGGACACGGCTTCGAACGCGGCCTCCCATTCCTCGGTCGACTCGTAGATCGCTTCCAGATCCCAGGTGTACTCGGTCGGGATCTCCGCTCGCTCGGGGACGCTGTCCATACCCGCCGTGGTACGGGCGAGGGGTTAAGGGTTGTCGCCAGTCGACCCGCCGATCCCCTGCTGGAGGGTTCGCCCGACGGCGGCCCGGGTTCGGTCCGCACGAGCGCGCCGCTCGAACACAGTCCGGGCCGCCTCGACCGCCTCCGGTTCGGGATCGAAGGACTGGTCGTAGTTCACCTCCGTGAGGACGAGCGGATAGGCTGGCGCAGGCGGGAAGCCCTCAGGCCCGGGCAATGGCTCGGGGGCGAGCACGCGATCGACGAAGGCGAGATCGCGGTCGCCACGGAGCACCCGGTCGTAGAGCCCGAGCAGCCGTCTGACGAGTTGTCGCGGGAACCCACCCGCCCGGACCCGGACCCGGAGGTACTCGCCCGTCCGATCACTTCGAACCGTGAGGTCCCGAACCGTGCCCGCATCCGCCGCCGCGAGGTTGTGGAAATCGTGCTCGCCGGCGAGCCTGGCCTCGATTTCGGCCCGGCGCTCCGGATCGTCGCTGGGGGCATGTAACAAGTAGGTGTACTCCCGCCACCGGGCGTGGTGGGTCGCGTGAAAGTCCTCCGGGACCGGCGTGCTGGCCCAGACGTGCACGTCCTCGGGCAAGTAGGCGGTGAACGCGTGCGGGGAGAGCCACGCGGGCGCGTCGAAGGCGATCGTCTGGGCCAGTGCCGAGACACCAGCGTCGGTCCGGCCGGCCGCCGCGTATCCGGGCGGAGCGTCCTCGAATTCGATGCCGTGGTCCGCGAGGGCGTCGAAGAGTGCGCCCTCGACGGTTGGAAGCGACGGCTGGCGCTGAAAGCCGTGGTAGGCCCGGCCGTCGTAGGCGACCCGGTAGGCCCGCATGCGCCCCTACTGGAAGTCCGCGAGGCGCGGGGCCTCGTGGTCGCCGGGGAACGCTTCGATCGGGACCTGGGCCTGATCGCCCGAGGCCATGTCCTTGACCGTGACCATCCCCTCGGCGAGGTCCTGCTCGCCGACGATGACGACCGTCTCGGCGTTGATCGAGTCCGCGTACTCCAGTTGCGCGCCAAACGAGCGCTCCGAGACGTCGGTCTCGACGACGTGACCGCGCTCGCGAAGCGCCCGGACGATCCGGGCCGCCTCGGACCGGGTGTCCCCGATCTGGAGGACGTAATAGTCCGTCGAGAGGGCCTCCTCGGGCCAGACGCCGGCCCGCTGGAGGAGCAGCGAGAGCGGTGCCAGTCCGGGCGCGACACCCACCGCGGGAGTGGGCTGGCCACCGACGCTCTCGATCAGGTCGTCGTAGCGCCCGCCCCCGAAGACCGCCCGGGAAACGTCCCCGGTCGAGTCGAAGCACTCGAAGACGACCCCCGTGTAGTAGTCCAGGCCGCGGGCCGTCTCCAGCGAGAGGGTGATGTACTCCCGGACACCGAAATCCTCCGCGGCCGCGAGGACCGCTCTGAGGTTCTCAACAGCCGCCTCGACGCGGTCAGTGCCGGCGAACGCCACGAGTTCGTCGAGGTCGCCGTTCTCGAGGAGATCCTCGAACTCGACGGCCTGCTCCCGGGAGAGGCCGGCGTCGACGAGCAGATCGTGGTATGCGGCCCGCTCGATCTTCTCGCTTTTGTCGACGGCTCTGATCGCAGCCCGAGTATCGACATCTCCGGCCATCGATTCGAGCAGGCCGCCCAGAATGTCCCGGTGGGAGAGCCGGAACTCGAAGTCCTCGGCGGTCAGACCCAGCGCGGTCATGGCGTCGGCCGCGAAGGCCAGAATCTCGGCGTCGGCCGTGGGGGCCGTGGAGCCGAAGATGTCGGCGTTGAGCTGGTAGAACTCGCGGAATCGGCCCTGCTGGGGTTCCTCGTAGCGCCAGAAGGGGCGGGTCGAGTACCACTTGATTGGCTTCGTGAGTGCCTGCTGTTTCGCCACGACCATGCGGGCCACGGTGGGAGTCAGTTCCGGGGTCATGGCGACCTCGCGGCCCCCGTCGTCGGTAAACGCGTACAGTTCCTCGACGATCTCCTCGCCGCTCTTGTCGACGTACATCTGGGTCCGCTCCAGGGCCGGGGTGCCGACCTCCCGGAACCCGTACTGGGACGCGGTGGCCTCCAGCGTGTCGATCATCGCCCGACGGGCGGCCATCTCCTCGGGGTAAAAATCACGAAATCCCTTCAGCCGGTCGTACATAGAGCCGAGTTGGGCCACCCGGCGCTTGTACCTGTCCCTTGCCTACCGCCGCGAGATGTTGAAGCTCTTCGAGTCGGGTTTCATCTCGCGGAGCAACTCTTTCATCTTCTCTTCGTCGATCTTCTCGCGCAGTCGGCCGGACTGGGCCAGCGCGACGATCTGCTGTTCGACCTGCTCGCCGAAGCTCTCGCGGCTCATCTTGACCGTGTTGAGTCGCTTGCGAGCCCCGTCGGTGAGATGCTGACGGAGCACCGCCTTCCGCTGGGCATCGGCCTGCTCGCGCTGGGCCTCCATGGCCTCCTCGCGGCCACCGTCGCCGCCGCCCTGGTTTTCCTGTAGCTCCTGGAGTTTCTGTTCGCGAAGCTCCTCCAGTCGGTCGTCATCGGGATTCTGGCTCATGGTGTGGGATTGTCGACAAACGCTCAAAACCGTTACGCACCGGTCAACGCTCGGCCGGGAACCAGGCGAACTCGTGGTCCGCGATCAGGTCGATCCTGACGGGATCGTCCTGGGTCAGTCCTGCCGTGTGGTTGTGTCGCACTTCGACGGTGGTTCCAGCAGCCAGCCGCACGCGGTACCGGATCGTCGACCCCTCGTAACTGCGACGGTGGACGGTCCCGTGGGCCCTGTCCGGTGTCGCAGCGACCGCGTTCACGTCGTCAGGCCGGAGAATCACGTCGACCGCGCGGCCGGCATCAGCCGCCGATAGTCCCGGGAGTTGTCCCAGTGGAATCGACCCGATCGACGTCGAGACGGCCCCGTCTTCGACCTGGCCAGCCAGGAAGGTCGGGTTCCCGAGGAAGTTCGCGACGAATCGTGTCGCCGGGTTCGAGAACACCGCCTCCGGGTGGCCGACCTGTTCGAGGCGGCCGTCGTGGAGCACGGCAACCCGATCCGAGATGGAGAGGGCTTCGGTCTGGTCGTGTGTGACAAAGACCGTGGTCACGCCGGCGGTGTCGAGGATGTCCCGCACCTCCTCACGCATGCGCTCGCGAAGGTCCCGGTCCAGGCTGGAGAAGGGTTCGTCCAGGAGCAACAGCGCCGGTTCGGGCGCGAGTGCACGAGCCAGCGCCACTCGCTGTTGTTGTCCACCAGAGAGATCAGCCGGCGAGCGGTCCTCGGCCCCGGCCAGGCCGACGAGATCGAGTAGCTCCTCGATCCGGGCCGCCCGTTCGGCCGCCGGCCAGTCCTCGATCCCGAAACCGACGTTCTCGGCCACCGAGAGGTGCGAAAACAGCGCGAAGTCCTGGAAGACCAGGCCCACGTCCCGCTCCTCCGGCGGCGTCGAGCGGGTCCCGTCCGCGACCCGTTCCCCACCGATGGCGACCTGGCCGGAGTCGGGGGCTTCGAGCCCGGCGATCGTCCGGAGTGCCGTGGTCTTCCCACACCCCGAGGGGCCCAAAATCGAGAGCAACTCGCCGTCGCGCACGGCCAGCGAGACGTCCTCGATGGCGGGCTCACCCTCGAAGGCCGTCGTCACCGAATCTAGTTCGAGGACCGTCCGGGCCGCCGCTTCCGTATCCGCGTGTTCCGCGTGGCTGTGTTCGACGGCGGGCGAGGAGGTGTGTGTTGCCATAGGTGTAGATCCGCAACCGGGTCAGGTTCGTCGTTGGCCCCACTTGTTTAGGCAGCCCTAAAAACGTCCCGATGCGGGCACGGCGGCGTTTTTTGGTTCGCCTAAAACCGCCACGCCTAAGTATGTTTTAGGGCGACCTAAAACTTGAGATGAGCGACGCAGATCACACGGACACGACAGCACAAACGGGGAGCCGGGATCGGGCCTGGAGTCGGCGGCGGCTGCTCGGGACCGCCGGGGCCGCCCTCACGATGAGCGTCGGGCTGGCCGGCTGTCTCGGTTCGGGCGGTTCGGACCCCTTCGAAACCGACGAGCCCCAGGGCGAACCGATCGACGGGGAGGGGGTGACCTGGGACGATCTGGGCGACCTGGAGGGCGAGTTGACCGTCTACTCCGGGCGGACCCGCGATCAGATCGACCCGCTGTTCGCGAAGCTAGAGGAGTTCTACCCGGATTTCTCGATCGCCCGGGACTACGACAGCAACGAGGCCCAGCTCAACAGCCTCGTGGAGGAGGGCGAGTCCACGCCGGCCGACCTGTTCTACACCCAGTCCTCCGGTGCGCTCGCGGCGCTGAAATCCGAGGGGCTGGCCCGAACACTCCCGACTGACGTCCAGGATGCCGTCCCGGAGAACAAACGTGATCCCGACGGCGAGTGGACGGGGGCCTCCGGGCGCGTGCGAGCGGTCCAGTTCAACAGCGACACCTGGAGTCGGTCCGAATTGCCGACCGACATCTTCGCCTACGCCACGGACGAGCGCTTTGCTGGCGAGGTCTCCACCCGCCCGAACTCCGGCACCTTCCGCTCGTTCATCGTCGCCATGCTCGAACTGGAAGGCGAGGAGCGAACCCGGGAGTGGGTTCGGCGCCTCCTCGAAGACCAGGACGTCACCCTCTATTCGAGCGGAACTCAGCAGGCCGAAGCCGTCGCGAACGGCGAGGTCTCCGTGGGGCTTGGTAACCAGTACTACGCTGCCCGAATCATCGGGAACCAGCCCGACGCGCCACTCGACGTGACCTTCACCCAGAACGACCCGGGGAGCCTGTTCAACGTCTCCGGGGTCGCAGTCCTCTCGGGGGCCGAGAAGCCGAACCTCGCGGCCGAGTTCGTCCGCCACGTCCTCGCCGTGGAGGGCCAGCAGTTCTTCGTCGACACGAACGGCGAGTACCCGGTCGTCGACGGGGTCGCCTACGACGGCCCGCTCCCGAGCCTCGAGGCCCTCGAACCGCCCAGCTTCGACCTCAACGAACTGGGCGACCTCGAACCGGCCATCGACCTCCTGCGCGAGGAAGGGATGACCGTCTAAACTCGATGCAGCGGCTCCCCGATCGACTGACCGAGACGCGGCAGTGGTTCGGCGAGCGTCGCGAAACGCTATCGCCGTTCTACCTGGCAGCCCTCCTGCTCGGGGGCCTCGTCGCCGTCCTCGTGGTCGCCCCGTTGTTCTGGCTCGTCCTCCGGGCCGGCACGGTCGAGCCGACACGGGCGATCGAGCTGGTCACGTCACGTCGCACCGTCATGATCGGGGCTCGAAGTATCGCGCTCGTGTTGGGGACGACGGTCGCGTCTGTTCTGCTCGGGGTGCCACTGGCGGTACTCACGACCCGAACCGACCTCCCCGCCCAGCGTCTGTTCTCCGTCGTCATCGCCCTGCCGCTGGTGATTCCCAGTTACATCGGGGCCTTCGCCTTCGTCTCGGCGTTCGGTCGCCACGGTGAGGTCGGCTCCCTGCTGGGCCTGAATTTGCCCCAAATCGACGGGTTCGCGGGTGCGGTGCTGGTCATCACGCTGTACACCTATCCCTACGTGTTCCTCGGGACGCGGGCCGCGCTTCGATCGATGGACGCCTCGCTGGTCGAGGCTGCACGGAGCCTGGACGCCGGCCCCATCCAGGCCTTTCGGCGCGTGACCCTCCCCCAGATCCGGCCCGCGATTTCCGCCGGCGCGTTGCTCGTGGCACTCTATGCGCTCTCCGATTTCGGCACGCCGGCGTTCATGGGCGTCTCCGTGTTCACGAGTGCCATCTACATGGAGAGCGAGGCGTTCAACGTGGGCTATGCGGCGTTGCTCTCCCTGCAGTTGTTGACGCTGGCGGGCGTGATTCTCCTCATCGAATCCCGAACCGGCCGCGCCAGCGGCCAGACCGCCCGGAGACGAGGGAGTCCGATCGAACTCGGGTGGCTGCGGTACCCGGCAATGGGGCTCGTGGGACTGCTGGGCGCGGTGACGATCCTCCTCCCCGTCGGGCTCTTCCTCTCCTGGATGGTGCGCGGGACCGGCGGGGCGGTCCCCTCACTCGCCTTCCAGCCCCAGCACGCCCTGAACTCGATCGGGTTCTCGCTCGCGGCCGCCCTGGTCGCCAGCGTGATGGCCCTCCCCGTGGCGTACCTCGGGGTCAGCGGCCGGAGCCGGCTGGGCCGGCTGCTCGAACGCGGGACCTACGTCGGCTTTGCCGTTCCCGGTGTCGTCATCGGTCTGGCACTCGTCTTTCTGGGCTCGTCGACGGCTCCGTGGCTCTACCGGACGGCTCCGCTTTTGGTGTTCGCCTACGTCGTGCGATTTCTCCCCCAGGCGGTCGGGACGACCCGATCGGCCCTGGAAGGGTTCGACGACCAGGTCGCCGAAGCGGCTCGCACCCTGAACGCCGGCCCCTGGCGGACGTTCAGGGAGGTGGTCCTCCCGGAGATCGCACCGGGGGTGCTCGCGGGTGCGGCCCTGGTATTTCTCACGACGATGAAGGAGCTCCCGGCGACGCTCATGCTCCAGCCGATCGGGCGTGACACCCTGGCGACCATGATCTGGGCCGCCCACGGGAGTCTTTACTACCGGTATGCTGCGGTCCCCGCGCTGGTGCTCATCGTCGTCTCGGGGGTCTCGATGCTCGTCCTGCTTGCCCAGGACGAAAGCGGGATCTGAGCCCAGGACGGTGGAGTTTAATGGGCTGAGCCGCTATGCGCCTGTAATGGCGATGTGCCCACTCGCGGACGACTGTCCCCACTTCTCTGAGCAGATCGACGGCATGGGATGTCAGCACTTCGGGGACCGGGGCGGGATGGAGTGGTGCAAACACTACTCCCAGCCCATCGAGGACCTGAAGACCGCGCCGGTGGTCCCCGGCGAGGAAGTAATCGTCGAGGTCACCGACATGCACGAGAGTGGGGCCGGCGTGGGCCACCACCAGGAGACCGGCTTTGTCATCATGGTCGACGGCGTGCTCCCCGAGGCCTGGGTCGAGGCCACGGTCGACACCGTGAAGTCCAACTACGCCCGTGCGAGCCTCGAACAGAAACTGGACGGCCCCCCGGACGACGAAGCAGACACGGCGGAAGAAGCGGAGGACACCGCGGAGACGGGCGATGAAAGCGAGGAAAAGACAGAATCCGAGGAGCGGAAAAAGCGAGCGAAAGACGACCCGCGACTGGGCAGTCGGGAGAACTTCTGGGGAAGCTAAGCGTCGGTTGCCTTTTTGGCCCGGGCGATCAAGTGCTGTCAATGACCGAGGTCCCAGACGTCACTGCGATCCTGGCCCGCGCCGGGTTCGATCCGTCCGAGAGCGTGTTGACCCGACGACAGGCCGAGGTCCTCGCGCTCCGCGAGCGAGGCCTGCCACAGGCAGCCATCGCCGAGGAACTCGGCACCTCGCGGGCCAACGTCTCGAAAGTCGAGACCAGCGCCCGGGACAACATCGAGAAAGCCAGAGAGACCGTCGCCTTCGCTGAAACCCTCCAGGCACCGGTCCAGATCGACGTGGATCCAGGGACGGACCTCTATGAGGTTCCGGACCTGGTCTACGACGGCTGTGACGACGCCGGGGTAAAAGTCCCGTACTCCGCGCCCGAGGTGATGAAACTGGTGAGCGAGGCCGCCGGGGACGCCGTCGCCGG
This region of Halodesulfurarchaeum sp. HSR-GB genomic DNA includes:
- a CDS encoding iron ABC transporter permease: MQRLPDRLTETRQWFGERRETLSPFYLAALLLGGLVAVLVVAPLFWLVLRAGTVEPTRAIELVTSRRTVMIGARSIALVLGTTVASVLLGVPLAVLTTRTDLPAQRLFSVVIALPLVIPSYIGAFAFVSAFGRHGEVGSLLGLNLPQIDGFAGAVLVITLYTYPYVFLGTRAALRSMDASLVEAARSLDAGPIQAFRRVTLPQIRPAISAGALLVALYALSDFGTPAFMGVSVFTSAIYMESEAFNVGYAALLSLQLLTLAGVILLIESRTGRASGQTARRRGSPIELGWLRYPAMGLVGLLGAVTILLPVGLFLSWMVRGTGGAVPSLAFQPQHALNSIGFSLAAALVASVMALPVAYLGVSGRSRLGRLLERGTYVGFAVPGVVIGLALVFLGSSTAPWLYRTAPLLVFAYVVRFLPQAVGTTRSALEGFDDQVAEAARTLNAGPWRTFREVVLPEIAPGVLAGAALVFLTTMKELPATLMLQPIGRDTLATMIWAAHGSLYYRYAAVPALVLIVVSGVSMLVLLAQDESGI
- a CDS encoding DNA-binding protein, which gives rise to MSQNPDDDRLEELREQKLQELQENQGGGDGGREEAMEAQREQADAQRKAVLRQHLTDGARKRLNTVKMSRESFGEQVEQQIVALAQSGRLREKIDEEKMKELLREMKPDSKSFNISRR
- the truA gene encoding tRNA pseudouridine(38-40) synthase TruA; its protein translation is MRAYRVAYDGRAYHGFQRQPSLPTVEGALFDALADHGIEFEDAPPGYAAAGRTDAGVSALAQTIAFDAPAWLSPHAFTAYLPEDVHVWASTPVPEDFHATHHARWREYTYLLHAPSDDPERRAEIEARLAGEHDFHNLAAADAGTVRDLTVRSDRTGEYLRVRVRAGGFPRQLVRRLLGLYDRVLRGDRDLAFVDRVLAPEPLPGPEGFPPAPAYPLVLTEVNYDQSFDPEPEAVEAARTVFERRARADRTRAAVGRTLQQGIGGSTGDNP
- a CDS encoding TRAM domain-containing protein, coding for MAMCPLADDCPHFSEQIDGMGCQHFGDRGGMEWCKHYSQPIEDLKTAPVVPGEEVIVEVTDMHESGAGVGHHQETGFVIMVDGVLPEAWVEATVDTVKSNYARASLEQKLDGPPDDEADTAEEAEDTAETGDESEEKTESEERKKRAKDDPRLGSRENFWGS
- a CDS encoding extracellular solute-binding protein, producing the protein MSDADHTDTTAQTGSRDRAWSRRRLLGTAGAALTMSVGLAGCLGSGGSDPFETDEPQGEPIDGEGVTWDDLGDLEGELTVYSGRTRDQIDPLFAKLEEFYPDFSIARDYDSNEAQLNSLVEEGESTPADLFYTQSSGALAALKSEGLARTLPTDVQDAVPENKRDPDGEWTGASGRVRAVQFNSDTWSRSELPTDIFAYATDERFAGEVSTRPNSGTFRSFIVAMLELEGEERTREWVRRLLEDQDVTLYSSGTQQAEAVANGEVSVGLGNQYYAARIIGNQPDAPLDVTFTQNDPGSLFNVSGVAVLSGAEKPNLAAEFVRHVLAVEGQQFFVDTNGEYPVVDGVAYDGPLPSLEALEPPSFDLNELGDLEPAIDLLREEGMTV
- the hisS gene encoding histidine--tRNA ligase, yielding MYDRLKGFRDFYPEEMAARRAMIDTLEATASQYGFREVGTPALERTQMYVDKSGEEIVEELYAFTDDGGREVAMTPELTPTVARMVVAKQQALTKPIKWYSTRPFWRYEEPQQGRFREFYQLNADIFGSTAPTADAEILAFAADAMTALGLTAEDFEFRLSHRDILGGLLESMAGDVDTRAAIRAVDKSEKIERAAYHDLLVDAGLSREQAVEFEDLLENGDLDELVAFAGTDRVEAAVENLRAVLAAAEDFGVREYITLSLETARGLDYYTGVVFECFDSTGDVSRAVFGGGRYDDLIESVGGQPTPAVGVAPGLAPLSLLLQRAGVWPEEALSTDYYVLQIGDTRSEAARIVRALRERGHVVETDVSERSFGAQLEYADSINAETVVIVGEQDLAEGMVTVKDMASGDQAQVPIEAFPGDHEAPRLADFQ
- a CDS encoding Tfx family DNA-binding protein produces the protein MTEVPDVTAILARAGFDPSESVLTRRQAEVLALRERGLPQAAIAEELGTSRANVSKVETSARDNIEKARETVAFAETLQAPVQIDVDPGTDLYEVPDLVYDGCDDAGVKVPYSAPEVMKLVSEAAGDAVAGREVKQHILVGVTSDGTMRVRVQPED
- a CDS encoding ABC transporter ATP-binding protein gives rise to the protein MATHTSSPAVEHSHAEHADTEAAARTVLELDSVTTAFEGEPAIEDVSLAVRDGELLSILGPSGCGKTTALRTIAGLEAPDSGQVAIGGERVADGTRSTPPEERDVGLVFQDFALFSHLSVAENVGFGIEDWPAAERAARIEELLDLVGLAGAEDRSPADLSGGQQQRVALARALAPEPALLLLDEPFSSLDRDLRERMREEVRDILDTAGVTTVFVTHDQTEALSISDRVAVLHDGRLEQVGHPEAVFSNPATRFVANFLGNPTFLAGQVEDGAVSTSIGSIPLGQLPGLSAADAGRAVDVILRPDDVNAVAATPDRAHGTVHRRSYEGSTIRYRVRLAAGTTVEVRHNHTAGLTQDDPVRIDLIADHEFAWFPAER